One Sagittula stellata E-37 genomic window carries:
- a CDS encoding sensor histidine kinase: MRPLRHRALWPLVVFCAALAAGAAGIAAWHVAKGALAQRVDQSLVLTARTIEAEIERFRYLPSIALEDPRIRAAVVTPGDTAMTVTASRALEVIARQSGADELFLMDDTGTAIASSNWQDDRSFVGENYAFRPYFKNAMNGGAGRFYAVGVTTGEPGYFLSSRADIAGRPAVIVVKVDLRPLQDTWVDAGDTLAVADSFGVIILSGLEDWLYRPLLPLSPEDRAAIVEERVFAGLPVAERAPLLERPGQEDVQVDGSNRLLRRQALPVDDWVLLGSTSLAPAVRGASITAGVVLLTALALGALMQTWWQRRRLIDMRLRQGALLEARVAERTAALAIEIEERRRTEDDLRAAQDALIHSEKMAALGRMSAAIVHEISQPLAAMEATLAATLLSGTVTDSYATSRIEKARSHIRRMLRTIRHLKSFSRKEAGERSPVPVDPAIRNAMELVAPRASAGGVSIGFDPEGPVPVVLAGQVRLEQVLVNLLMNALDAVAGQDGPRIRVERRQSETAVEIAVVDNGPGIPTSLLTRVVEPFFSTKKTGESLGLGLSISRNIVEEFGGQLTLSNAAGGGTCALLTFEAMASDRIAAA, encoded by the coding sequence ATGAGACCGCTTCGTCACAGGGCCTTGTGGCCGCTGGTTGTATTCTGTGCCGCGCTTGCGGCCGGGGCGGCAGGCATTGCGGCGTGGCATGTGGCGAAGGGCGCGCTGGCGCAGCGGGTGGACCAGTCGCTGGTTCTGACCGCGCGGACCATCGAGGCAGAAATCGAGCGGTTCCGTTATCTGCCGTCCATCGCGCTCGAAGATCCGCGCATTCGCGCCGCCGTCGTGACGCCGGGCGACACCGCAATGACAGTGACCGCCAGCAGGGCGCTGGAGGTTATCGCCCGGCAGTCGGGCGCCGACGAGCTTTTCCTGATGGATGACACCGGCACCGCGATCGCGTCGAGCAACTGGCAGGACGACCGCAGCTTCGTCGGTGAGAATTACGCTTTTCGACCCTACTTCAAGAACGCGATGAACGGTGGGGCGGGCCGGTTCTACGCCGTGGGCGTCACCACCGGAGAGCCGGGCTATTTCCTGTCGTCGCGCGCCGACATCGCCGGGCGCCCCGCGGTGATCGTCGTGAAGGTCGACCTCCGCCCCTTGCAGGACACCTGGGTCGATGCCGGGGACACGCTGGCGGTGGCCGACAGTTTCGGCGTCATCATACTTTCGGGGCTGGAGGACTGGCTCTACCGCCCGCTGCTGCCGCTGTCGCCGGAGGACCGCGCCGCCATCGTCGAGGAGCGTGTCTTTGCCGGCCTCCCGGTTGCAGAGCGTGCGCCCCTTCTGGAGCGGCCCGGGCAGGAGGACGTGCAGGTCGACGGCAGCAACCGGCTTCTCAGGCGGCAGGCGCTTCCGGTGGATGACTGGGTGCTCCTGGGCAGCACGTCGCTGGCGCCGGCCGTGCGCGGGGCGTCGATCACGGCCGGTGTCGTATTGCTGACGGCGCTGGCCCTTGGCGCGCTGATGCAGACGTGGTGGCAAAGGCGCCGGCTGATCGACATGCGGCTGCGACAGGGGGCCCTGCTGGAAGCGCGCGTGGCCGAACGGACCGCCGCCCTGGCCATCGAGATCGAAGAGCGGCGCCGGACCGAGGACGACCTGCGCGCGGCGCAGGATGCCCTGATCCATTCCGAGAAGATGGCGGCGCTTGGGCGGATGTCGGCGGCCATCGTGCATGAGATCAGCCAGCCGCTCGCTGCGATGGAAGCCACTCTGGCCGCCACGCTCCTGTCCGGTACGGTCACGGATTCCTACGCCACATCGCGGATCGAGAAGGCGCGCAGCCATATCAGGCGGATGCTGCGCACGATCCGGCACCTGAAGAGCTTTTCACGCAAGGAGGCCGGAGAGCGGTCGCCGGTTCCGGTGGACCCGGCCATCCGGAACGCCATGGAACTGGTCGCGCCGCGCGCGTCAGCAGGCGGCGTCTCCATCGGCTTCGATCCCGAAGGTCCGGTGCCGGTGGTTCTCGCCGGGCAGGTGCGGCTGGAACAGGTGCTGGTGAACCTGTTGATGAACGCGCTCGATGCCGTCGCCGGGCAGGACGGTCCGCGCATCCGGGTGGAGCGTCGACAGTCGGAAACCGCTGTCGAGATCGCCGTCGTCGACAACGGACCCGGCATTCCCACGTCGCTGTTGACCCGGGTGGTGGAGCCGTTTTTCAGCACCAAGAAAACCGGCGAAAGCCTCGGTCTCGGCCTGTCCATTTCACGCAACATCGTCGAGGAGTTCGGTGGTCAGCTGACGCTGTCGAATGCGGCGGGGGGCGGTACATGCGCGCTGCTGACCTTCGAGGCGATGGCCTCCGACAGGATCGCCGCGGCATGA
- a CDS encoding DUF1850 domain-containing protein yields the protein MSALCIGATVAALAAQQFTLSWTHSVEHTGWQETWVVEEDGLHLVRSAVQGSGAGMEPGPDARLQNGWWVWDSDVSVAELMLAASGATGGGWQFCAGAECREIGAVSGAPTRIAPCDEGSSAAASLVSE from the coding sequence ATGAGCGCGCTGTGCATTGGGGCCACCGTCGCCGCGTTGGCTGCGCAGCAGTTCACGCTGTCCTGGACGCATTCGGTGGAACACACCGGTTGGCAGGAAACGTGGGTTGTCGAAGAGGATGGTCTGCACCTTGTCCGAAGCGCGGTGCAGGGCTCTGGGGCCGGGATGGAGCCCGGCCCGGACGCCCGGTTGCAGAATGGCTGGTGGGTCTGGGACAGCGACGTGTCGGTGGCGGAGCTGATGCTGGCCGCCTCCGGCGCGACGGGGGGCGGATGGCAGTTCTGCGCCGGGGCGGAGTGCCGGGAAATAGGCGCTGTCTCCGGCGCGCCCACACGCATCGCCCCTTGCGACGAGGGGAGTTCCGCCGCCGCATCACTCGTGTCAGAGTAA